A stretch of Canis lupus baileyi chromosome 7, mCanLup2.hap1, whole genome shotgun sequence DNA encodes these proteins:
- the TDRD6 gene encoding tudor domain-containing protein 6 isoform X2 has translation MCSTPGLPTPGASLALRVSFVDVHPEVVPVQLWGLVGERREEYVRLSREIQEAAATRGPGALGGASAAPGELCLVQVGLLWHRCRVVSQHSLESRVFLLDEGRTVTAGAGSLAPGRSEFFHLPSEVLGCVLAGLVPAGGGGGGGGGEPQHWPSRAVDFLRRLQGKQVHGRVLDVLLLHRLVLVEVPALFQQMQELGLARQVPHSLFRSLLKRYLTAASAGLGCGAPVLSRAPPKQEQPGLDYFYPQLQLGVTEPVVVTQVCHPHRIHCQLRSLSQEIHRVSESMAQIYRGSTGTGDDNWTSATREESPDKPGSPCASCGLDGHWYRALLLETFRPQRCAQVLHVDYGRKELVSCSSLRYLLPEYFRMPVVTYPCALYGLWDGGRGWSRSQVGDLKALILGQAVNAKIEFFCSFEHVYYVTLYGEDGINLNCVFGVQSCCLADRFLQSQGVEEEGEEEEQETALQSPSPAQKAGEEISLPALQSVRLKINAFYDAQVEFVKNPSEFWVRLRKHKGTFSKLMRRMCSFYSSASKLDGVVLKPEPDDLCCVKWKENGYYRAMVSRLDDRSVDVFLVDRGSLENVGWYDVRMLLPQFRRLPVLALKCTLADIWPLGKTWSQEAVSFFKKTVLHKEIVIHVLDRQDNQYVIEILDESRTGEENISKVMAQAGYAKYQEFETKETISVSAPSPGHVSNHFISADNKISLAKKIEVKQKAKRDHKTAPVSEIVTDTAVITDTPTGLVVQDKEERLSVHSPPIQNFLDMKPGSSCKGELKVGSTVEVKVSYVENPGYFWCQLTKNIQGFKTLMCNIQDYCKSTATPYQGTTPACLAKRTVNGKWSRAVISGSQSAEHVKVMFVDYGDKDMVSVKSIYSISEEFLKVKAQAFRCSLYNLIQPTGQNPFVWDEKAIRAFSEFVDNAWEDNLELKCTIFALASVHDEELFNVVDLLTPFQSACQFLVEKQLARAVKLQKPLESSVQLHSYYYSTHDMKIGTEELVYVTHIDDPWTFYCQLGRNASILEQLSYNITQLSKVLLNLKTSPLIPGTLCLAKYTDGNWYRGIITEKEPNKVFFVDFGNIYVVTSDDLLPIPDDAYDVLLLPMQAVKCSLSDIPDSIPEEITTWFQETVLDKSLKALVVAKDPDGRLIIELYDDSIQINANINEKLGLLGYKGETRKKETEALLTVTETLEVKKENMRSSPKEYLSKSAENKLCSMEILGESYKSKVSSACKETKLLRSSTKTNLITQYQDSRENKGHQVCPLTTAKKGESFAEPPLKATKLEATLSERNIEDSCNKDLPLKFSEFPQKVIMPGFKTAVYVSHINDLSDFYVQLTEDEAEITHLSERLNDVRARPEYYSGPPLQREDVICAIFPEDNLWYRAVVREQQPNDLLSVQFIDYGNVSVVHASNVGKLDLINALLPGLCIHCSLRGLRVPEILKCKEMMQYFSQRTDEVQIRCEFVKFQDKWEVILADEHGIIAEDMIRRYAFCEKSQVGLSDQIIKSTCSKSVKKTNIDTSLFLNWYKPKMKMIRAYATVIDGPEYFWCQFADTEKLQYLEVEVQTAGEQVTDWRSCVPCPHIGDPCIVRYREDGHYYRALITSICDDYLVSVRLVDFGNVEDCVDPKALWNIPSELLVVPMQAFPCCLSGFNISEGVCPQEGNDYFYEIVTEDVLEITILEIKRDVCNIPLAIVDLKSKGKSINEKMKKYSKIGVSDLPYEKKCPEIKGALGSLSPEVGLKKPSSKAGQEKTLSVEPQTDDERVEKDFNIIETKPSKFYNPDIDDIFEAFENPCKDNIGPEVLERKIECHLVDKAKFDDKYLMAGFNALLPQASETKEILELNSLEVPLYPDEESKEFLELESIELQHSLVGDEEKEELGLVPPIVPLPQGCDTEATLQPFPVQLPLSCESEKQPELELPTAQLCLDDKINPLSLRVGQKAQESTCAEDTGKSSCVECFEDQHRLSLHLHGKNHDPNLQIEMNIYKEEFTDYKNRDAISSLTLFSEEESRDGKNHDALQLHISAQPENTYTLKGFTVGSKCVVWSSLRNTWSKCEILEIAEEGTRVLNFSNGMEEIVKPENVWNGIPKLDKSPSETHHVSPPKVSLGLPLECSRQRNKRENNNHPPNLLFQNPQPNA, from the exons ATGTGCTCCACGCCCGGGCTGCCCACGCCGGGGGCCTCGCTGGCCCTGCGGGTGTCGTTCGTGGACGTGCACCCCGAGGTGGTCCCGGTGCAGCTCTGGGGGCTGGTGGGCGAGCGGCGGGAGGAGTACGTGCGGCTGAGCCGGGAGATTCAGGAGGCGGCGGCCACGCGCGGCCCGGGGGCGCTGGGCGGCGCCTCGGCCGCGCCGGGCGAGCTGTGCCTGGTGCAGGTGGGGCTCCTGTGGCACCGCTGCCGCGTGGTGAGCCAGCACTCGCTGGAGAGCCGCGTCTTCCTGCTGGACGAGGGCCGCACCGTGACGGCGGGCGCGGGCTCGCTGGCGCCGGGGCGCAGTGAGTTCTTCCACCTGCCCTCCGAGGTGCTGGGCTGCGTGCTGGCCGGCCTGGTGCccgccggcgggggcgggggcgggggcgggggcgagccCCAGCACTGGCCGTCCAGGGCCGTGGACTTCCTCCGGAGGCTGCAGGGCAAGCAGGTGCACGGGCGGGTGCTGGACGTGCTGCTGCTCCATCGCCTGGTCCTTGTAGAAGTGCCCGCGCTGTTCCAGCAGATGCAGGAGCTCGGCCTGGCCCGGCAGGTGCCGCACAGCCTCTTCCGCTCGCTGCTCAAGCGCTACCTAACGGCGGCCTCTGCTGGCCTGGGCTGCGGGGCCCCCGTCCTGTCGCGAGCCCCTCCCAAGCAGGAGCAGCCCGGCCTGGATTACTTCTACCCGCAGCTGCAGCTGGGCGTCACGGAGCCCGTGGTGGTAACCCAGGTGTGCCACCCCCACCGCATCCACTGCCAGCTCCGGAGCCTCTCGCAGGAGATCCACCGCGTGTCCGAGAGCATGGCCCAGATATACCGGGGTTCCACGGGGACGGGGGATGACAACTGGACCAGTGCCACCCGGGAGGAGAGCCCAGACAAGCCTGGTTCTCCGTGTGCGTCCTGTGGGTTGGACGGACATTGGTACAGAGCGCTCTTGCTTGAGACTTTTCGGCCCCAGCGCTGTGCCCAGGTGCTCCATGTAGACTACGGAAGGAAGGAGCTGGTGAGTTGTAGCAGCCTCCGCTACTTGCTGCCTGAGTATTTTCGCATGCCCGTGGTGACCTACCCTTGTGCTTTGTATGGACTCTGGGACGGTGGGAGAGGCTGGTCTCGGTCACAGGTCGGTGACCTGAAGGCACTGATCCTGGGCCAGGCAGTGAACGCAAAGATTGAATTTTTCTGTTCCTTCGAGCATGTTTATTATGTCACCCTGTACGGAGAAGATGGGATCAACCTGAATTGTGTATTCGGAGTCCAGTCCTGTTGCTTGGCTGACCGATTTCTTCAGAGCcagggagtggaggaggagggggaggaggaagaacaAGAAACGGCTCTTCAGTCGCCGTCGCCTGCGCAAAAAGCGGGTGAAGAGATTTCCCTCCCAGCCTTGCAATCAGTCAGGTTAAAGATAAACGCCTTCTATGACGCCCAGGTAGAGTTTGTTAAAAACCCTTCCGAGTTTTGGGTTAGGTTGAGGAAACACAAAGGCACCTTCAGCAAGTTGATGAGAAGAATGTGCAGTTTCTATTCCTCAGCCAGTAAGCTGGATGGGGTAGTTTTGAAACCGGAGCCCGACGACCTTTGCTGtgtcaaatggaaagaaaacgGCTATTATCGGGCTATGGTCTCCAGGTTAGATGACAGGAGTGTCGATGTGTTCCTAGTCGACCGTGGCAGTTTGGAAAATGTGGGTTGGTATGACGTGAGGATGCTGCTTCCTCAGTTTAGGAGACTACCCGTATTGGCTCTAAAGTGCACACTGGCAGATATTTGGCCTTTGGGGAAAACTTGGAGCCAGGAggcagtttccttttttaaaaagactgtgcTCCACAAAGAAATAGTTATCCATGTCCTTGACAGGCAGGATAATCAATATGTTATTGAGATTCTTGATGAATCAAGAACAGGGGAAGAAAACATTAGTAAGGTAATGGCCCAAGCTGGGTATGCCAAGTATCAGGAATTTGAAACAAAGGAAACCATTTCCGTAAGTGCCCCTTCTCCAGGGCATGTTTCAAACCATTTTATCTCTGCGGATAACAAAATATCTCTGGCCAAGAAGATAGAAGTAAAACAGAAAGCCAAGAGAGACCATAAAACTGCACCTGTTTCAGAAATTGTGACTGATACGGCAGTCATCACAGATACTCCAACGGGACTCGTTGTGCAGgataaagaggaaagactatctgtTCATTCTCCTCCTATACAGAATTTCTTGGACATGAAGCCAGGCTCCTCCTGTAAAGGAGAGCTGAAAGTTGGAAGTACCGTAGAAGTCAAAGTGTCTTATGTCGAAAACCCTGGCTACTTCTGGTGCCAACTGACCAAGAACATTCAAGGCTTTAAAACTCTGATGTGCAACATCCAGGACTACTGCAAGAGTACAGCTACTCCTTACCAGGGGACCACCCCCGCTTGTTTGGCAAAACGAACAGTAAATGGAAAATGGTCGAGAGCCGTGATTAGCGGGTCACAATCTGCTGAGCATGTCAAAGTAATGTTTGTAGATTACGGAGACAAAGATATGGTATCTGTGAAGAGTATTTACTCAATTAGTGAAGAGTTTCTCAAGGTTAAGGCTCAGGCTTTTCGGTGTAGTCTTTATAATTTAATTCAGCCAACTGGTCAGAATCCTTTTGTGTGGGATGAAAAGGCCATACGAGCTTTTAGTGAATTTGTAGACAATGCATGGGAAGACAATCTCGAATTAAAGTGCACGATATTTGCTTTGGCTTCAGTACATGATGAAGAACTGTTTAATGTTGTGGATTTGCTAACACCCTTTCAGAGTGCATGCCAGTTTTTGGTAGAAAAGCAACTTGCAAGAGCAGTTAAACTTCAGAAGCCTCTGGAGTCCTCTGTTCAGCTACATTCTTACTACTATTCCACACATGATATGAAAATTGGAACTGAAGAATTGGTGTATGTAACACATATTGATGACCCTTGGACATTTTATTGCCAGCTGGGAAGAAATGCAAGTATTTTAGAACAGTTGTCCTATAATATCACACAATTAAGTAAAGTTTTGCTGAATTTAAAAACATCTCCCTTGATCCCTGGAACCTTGTGCCTTGCCAAGTATACTGATGGAAACTGGTATAGGGGGATAATAacagaaaaagaaccaaataaagtcttttttgttgattttggaaACATTTATGTGGTAACAAGCGATGATCTGCTTCCAATACCTGATGATGCATATGATGTCTTACTTTTGCCCATGCAAGCTGTTAAATGTTCATTGTCTGATATTCCTGATAGTATACCAGAAGAAATTACAACATGGTTTCAAGAGACTGTTTTAGATAAGTCATTGAAGGCTCTGGTTGTAGCAAAAGATCCAGATGGAAGACTAATTATAGAACTGTATGATGACAGTATTCAAATTAATGCTAATATTAATGAGAAGTTAGGACTACTTGGCTACAAAGgtgagacaagaaaaaaagaaactgaagcactCCTCACTGTCACTGAAACCCTTgaggtaaaaaaggaaaatatgagatCGTCACCTAAAGAGTATTTAAGTAAATCAGCAGAGAACAAATTGTGCAGTATGGAGATCTTGGGAGAATCCTACAAATCTAAGGTCAGCTCAGCATGTAAGGAAACCAAGCTTTTACGAAGTTCCACCAAGACAAACTTAATCACTCAATATCAGGACTCTAGGGAAAATAAGGGTCATCAAGTGTGTCCACTAACAacagcaaagaaaggagaaagcttTGCTGAGCCACCTTTGAAAGCCACAAAACTAGAAGCCACTCTTTCAGAGAGAAACATAGAAGATTCATGTAACAAGGATTTGCCTCTAAAATTTTCAGAGTTCCCTCAGAAGGTTATAATGCCTGGCTTTAAAACAGCTGTGTATGTTTCTCATATAAATGACCTTTCAGACTTCTATGTTCAACTAACAGAAGATGAGGCTGAAATCACTCATCtttcagagagattaaatgatgTTAGAGCAAGGCCAGAATATTATTCAGGTCCACCTTTGCAGAGAGAAGATGTAATATGTGCCATTTTTCCAGAAGACAATTTATGGTATCGTGCTGTGGTCAGAGAACAACAACCCAATGACCTTCTCTCTGTGCAATTTATAGATTATGGCAATGTTTCTGTGGTTCATGCTAGTAACGTAGGTAAACTTGACCTTATTAATGCACTGTTACCAGGATTGTGCATTCACTGCTCCTTGAGGGGACTTCGGGTAcctgagattttaaaatgtaaggaaatgATGCAGTACTTTTCCCAGAGGACAGATGAGGTTCAGATAAGATGTGAATTTGTGAAATTTCAAGACAAATGGGAAGTTATTCTTGCTGATGAACATGGGATCATAGCAGAAGATATGATTAGAAGATATGCTTTCTGTGAAAAATCTCAAGTGGGACTTTCTgatcaaataattaaaagtacCTGTTCAAAGTCTGTCAAAAAAACCAACATTGATACTTCACTCTTTCTTAACTGGTATAAGCCAAAGATGAAGATGATAAGAGCTTATGCCACTGTGATAGATGGGCCTGAATATTTTTGGTGTCAGTTTGCCGATACTGAGAAACTTCAGTATTTAGAAGTAGAAGTACAAACTGCTGGAGAGCAGGTAACGGATTGGAGAAGTTGTGTCCCATGCCCTCATATTGGAGATCCTTGCATAGTGAGATATAGAGAAGATGGGCATTATTATCGGGCACTTATCACCAGTATTTGTGACGATTATCTCGTATCCGTCAGACTTGTAGACTTTGGAAACGTCGAAGACTGTGTGGACCCCAAAGCACTCTGGAACATCCCTTCTGAACTTTTGGTGGTTCCCATGCAAGCCTTTCCATGTTGCCTCTCAGGATTCAATATTTCAGAAGGTGTGTGCCCTCAAGAGGGAAATGACTACTTTTATGAAATAGTGACAGAAGATGTGTTGGAGATAACAATATTAGAGATCAAAAGGGATGTTTGTAACATCCCTTTAGCAATTGTTGACttgaaaagcaaaggcaaaagtattaatgagaaaatgaagaaatattctaAGATTGGTGTTAGTGATCTGCCCTATGAAAAGAAATGCCCAGAGATAAAGGGAGCCCTTGGCTCCCTCAGTCCTGAGGTTGGACTTAAGAAACCAAGTAGTAAAGCTGGACAAGAGAAAACTCTCTCTGTGGAACCACAGACAGATGATGAAAGAGTTGAAAAAGACTTCAACATTATTGAAACCAAACCAAGTAAATTCTATAACCCTGACATTGATGACATTTTTGAAGCTTTTGAAAACCCATGCAAAGATAATATTGGTCCTGAGGtactagaaagaaaaatagagtgcCATTTGGTTGACAAAGCAAAGTTTGATGATAAATACCTCATGGCAGGATTTAATGCGTTATTACCGCAGGCTAGTGAAACAAAGGAGATATTAGAACTAAACTCACTTGAGGTGCCCCTTTATCCTGATGAGGAATCAAAAGAGTTCCTGGAACTGGAATCCATTGAGTTGCAGCATTCTCTTGTCGgggatgaagagaaagaagagctagGCCTGGTGCCTCCAATTGTGCCGCTCCCCCAGGGCTGTGACACCGAAGCCACCCTGCAGCCATTCCCAGTGCAGCTTCCCCTCAGCTGTGAATCTGAGAAACAGCCAGAACTAGAATTACCCACAGCCCAGCTGTGTCTAGATGACAAAATAAACCCTTTGTCTCTAAGAGTTGGTCAGAAAGCCCAAGAATCCACGTGTGCTGAAGACACAGGAAAGTCAAGTTGTGTAGAATGTTTCGAGGACCAGCATAGGTTATCATTGCATCTACATGGAAAGAATCATGATCCCAACCTGCAGATTGAGATgaatatatacaaagaagaatTTACAGATTATAAAAACAGAGATGCCATTTCATCATTGACTCTGTTCTCTGAAGAAGAATCCAGAGATGGGAAGAACCATGATGCTTTACAACTTCATATCTCAG CTCAACCAGAGAACACCTACACTCTGAAAGGATTTACTGTTGGATCCAAATGTGTTGTGTGGTCAAGTCTAAGAAACACATGGTCCAAATGTGAGATTCTGGAAATTGCTGAAGAAGGCACAAGG GTTTTAAACTTTTCAAATGGTATGGAGGAGATAGTGAAGCCTGAGAATGTCTGGAATGGTATACCCAAATTGGATAAGAGTCCATCTGAG ACTCATCATGTCTCTCCTCCCAAGGTTTCTCTGGGCCTGCCTCTGGAGTGCAGCAGacaaagaaacaagagagaaaataataaccACCCCCCAAACCTGCTCTTTCAG AATCCACAGCCAAATGCATAG